From one Bradyrhizobium sp. Ash2021 genomic stretch:
- the lpxK gene encoding tetraacyldisaccharide 4'-kinase has product MREPGFWHGPPSWKSHLLRPLGALYGAIAAKRLQRDGLDAGIPVLCVGNYHVGGAGKTPTVLALAGLLRDLGETPVVLSRGYGGKLRGPVRVDPVRHAASDVGDEPLMMAAALPVVVSRERADGVPLARAQGASVILMDDGFQNPSVAKDVSLIVIDSDRGLGNGRVLPAGPLRAPLRPQLARTDALVIVGQGAAAEAVASELTARGKPVLRARLKPDDASVASLRGKRVLAFAGIGDPARFFATLRASGIEPVRQRAFADHHSFSQGEIEALIAEAKRDTLTPVTTQKDFARLQTNGEVPGWARAIVPFAVTLEFDDAALLRKFVTERLFQARDRKFRD; this is encoded by the coding sequence ATGCGTGAGCCGGGCTTCTGGCACGGCCCGCCTTCCTGGAAATCGCATCTATTGAGGCCGCTCGGCGCGCTCTATGGCGCCATCGCCGCCAAACGCCTGCAGCGCGATGGTCTCGATGCCGGCATTCCCGTGCTCTGCGTCGGCAATTATCATGTCGGCGGCGCCGGCAAGACGCCGACGGTGCTGGCGCTGGCCGGACTGCTGCGCGATCTCGGCGAGACGCCGGTCGTGCTCAGCCGCGGCTATGGCGGCAAATTGCGCGGCCCGGTCAGGGTCGATCCCGTCAGGCATGCGGCCAGCGACGTCGGCGACGAGCCGCTGATGATGGCCGCCGCCCTGCCGGTGGTGGTCTCGCGCGAGCGTGCCGACGGCGTGCCGCTGGCGCGCGCGCAAGGCGCTTCCGTGATCCTGATGGATGATGGGTTCCAGAACCCGTCGGTGGCCAAGGACGTCTCCCTGATCGTGATCGACAGCGACCGCGGCCTCGGCAACGGCCGCGTGCTTCCGGCCGGCCCCTTGCGCGCGCCGCTGCGGCCGCAATTGGCGCGCACCGATGCGCTGGTCATTGTCGGCCAGGGCGCCGCTGCCGAGGCGGTGGCGTCCGAACTCACGGCGCGCGGAAAGCCGGTGCTGCGCGCGCGTCTAAAACCCGATGACGCGTCGGTCGCGTCGCTTCGCGGCAAGCGCGTGCTGGCCTTTGCCGGCATCGGCGATCCCGCCCGCTTCTTCGCAACCTTGCGCGCCAGCGGGATCGAACCGGTCAGGCAGCGCGCCTTCGCCGATCACCATTCGTTTTCGCAAGGCGAGATCGAGGCGCTGATCGCGGAGGCCAAACGCGACACCCTGACGCCGGTGACGACGCAAAAGGATTTTGCGCGGCTGCAGACAAATGGCGAAGTGCCCGGCTGGGCGCGCGCGATCGTGCCGTTCGCGGTGACGCTGGAGTTCGACGACGCGGCGCTGTTGCGGAAGTTCGTGACGGAGCGGCTGTTTCAGGCGCGCGACAGGAAATTTCGCGATTGA
- a CDS encoding dienelactone hydrolase family protein, translating into MRPRSATAFLTHFILAIVSAVASTFALAFAADAAALPAPHQVDIPAANLTLHAQLYKPDGDGPFPTVIALHGCGGLGGHSEPVLPRYRDWSEQLLKTGHAVLLPDSYGSRELGPQCRVNERHVRARRERVADITAARQWLAQQPWAAHDRISLIGWANGASALLWAVRPQSSRGTAPEFRSAIAFYPDCRSSSGLGWSARVPTLLLIGAKDDISSPSACRQMVDGARGRTALTRIEVYPGAAHDFDRANLPLHAVGGNADAAVPEHGHVGTDTDARADSQKRVAEWLAR; encoded by the coding sequence ATGCGCCCTCGGTCAGCAACCGCATTCCTGACGCATTTTATACTGGCCATTGTCTCGGCCGTTGCCTCGACCTTTGCGCTGGCTTTCGCCGCGGATGCGGCGGCATTGCCCGCGCCGCATCAGGTCGACATCCCCGCGGCCAATCTGACCCTGCACGCCCAGCTCTACAAGCCGGACGGCGACGGGCCGTTTCCCACCGTGATCGCGCTGCATGGCTGCGGCGGATTGGGCGGACATTCCGAGCCGGTGCTGCCGCGCTACCGCGACTGGTCGGAACAATTGTTGAAGACCGGTCATGCGGTGCTGCTGCCGGACAGCTACGGCTCGCGCGAGCTCGGCCCGCAATGCCGGGTCAACGAGCGGCACGTGCGCGCACGCCGCGAGCGGGTCGCCGACATCACGGCGGCGCGGCAATGGCTGGCGCAGCAGCCCTGGGCCGCGCATGACCGCATCAGCCTGATCGGATGGGCCAATGGCGCCAGCGCGTTATTGTGGGCGGTGCGGCCGCAGTCGTCGCGTGGCACCGCGCCGGAATTCCGGTCGGCGATCGCATTCTATCCGGACTGCCGCAGTTCCTCCGGGCTCGGCTGGAGCGCGCGGGTGCCGACGCTGCTCCTGATCGGGGCCAAGGACGACATCAGTTCGCCGTCGGCCTGCCGCCAGATGGTCGACGGTGCGCGCGGCCGCACCGCGCTGACGCGGATCGAAGTCTATCCCGGCGCCGCCCATGATTTCGACCGCGCCAATCTGCCGCTGCATGCGGTCGGCGGCAACGCCGACGCCGCGGTGCCGGAGCACGGCCATGTCGGCACCGACACGGATGCGCGCGCCGACTCGCAAAAGCGCGTCGCGGAGTGGCTGGCTCGGTAG
- a CDS encoding DUF2093 domain-containing protein yields the protein MLNKFGPSGSGEAQVQYLDGDFRVISPGTYVRCAITDTRIPLDELKYWSVDLQEAYAVPSAVLQRHFPGALKA from the coding sequence GTGCTGAATAAATTCGGTCCCTCGGGCAGTGGCGAAGCGCAGGTGCAATATCTGGACGGCGATTTCCGCGTGATCTCGCCGGGAACCTATGTGCGCTGCGCGATCACCGACACGCGGATCCCGCTCGACGAACTGAAATACTGGAGCGTCGATTTGCAGGAAGCCTATGCTGTTCCCTCTGCCGTGCTGCAGCGGCATTTTCCCGGCGCGTTGAAGGCGTGA
- a CDS encoding 3-deoxy-D-manno-octulosonic acid transferase encodes MQPSGVRRQRLANSLPMTLRVYRKLSFAVVPLAPALIKRRLKLGKEDPARVGERRGMSDDVRPHGPLVWIHGASVGEVLAAAALIEKLRALNLRILLTSGTVTSAAIVAKRFPPDVIHQYVPYDAPRYVARFLDHWRPSLALFIESDLWPNLILASAARRLPMVLINGRMSQRSFPRWRRVSNTISALLGRFDVCLAQSQLDADRFSALGSRNVVTTGNLKLDVPAPPADPAKLERLMAMTRGRPIVVAASTHPGEEEILAETHKTLAGFFPGLLTVIVPRHADRGEAVARTIEALGLHASLRSREQLPTAATDIYVADTMGELGLFYRLAPIVFMGGSLIEHGGQNPIEAVKLGAAIVHGPHVFNFTDVYEALDAAGGARRADSQEALVKQLGQLLADPKAREASLAASERVVEQLGGALERTLAALEPYLLQLRLEMGAANA; translated from the coding sequence ATGCAGCCGTCGGGCGTCCGGAGGCAGCGCTTGGCTAATTCGCTACCGATGACGTTGCGCGTCTACCGGAAACTGTCGTTCGCGGTGGTGCCGCTGGCGCCTGCGCTGATCAAGCGGCGGCTCAAGCTCGGCAAGGAAGATCCGGCGCGGGTCGGCGAACGGCGCGGCATGAGCGACGACGTCCGGCCGCACGGACCGCTGGTCTGGATTCACGGCGCCAGCGTCGGCGAGGTGCTGGCCGCAGCCGCCCTGATCGAGAAGCTGCGGGCGCTGAATCTCCGCATCCTCCTGACCTCCGGTACGGTGACGTCGGCGGCGATCGTCGCCAAGCGGTTTCCCCCCGACGTCATCCATCAATATGTGCCCTACGACGCGCCGCGCTATGTCGCGCGGTTTCTCGACCACTGGCGCCCGTCGCTGGCGCTGTTCATCGAATCGGACCTGTGGCCGAACCTGATCCTGGCGAGCGCGGCGCGGCGGCTGCCGATGGTCTTGATCAACGGGCGGATGTCGCAGCGCTCGTTTCCGCGCTGGCGCCGGGTCTCGAACACGATTTCGGCGCTGCTCGGCCGGTTCGATGTCTGCCTGGCGCAGTCGCAACTCGATGCGGATCGCTTTTCGGCGCTGGGCAGCCGCAACGTCGTGACCACCGGAAATCTGAAGCTGGATGTTCCGGCTCCGCCGGCCGATCCGGCAAAGCTCGAGCGGCTGATGGCGATGACACGCGGCCGCCCGATCGTGGTCGCCGCATCCACGCATCCCGGCGAGGAAGAGATTCTGGCGGAGACGCACAAGACGCTGGCCGGCTTCTTTCCGGGATTGTTGACCGTGATCGTGCCGCGCCATGCCGATCGCGGCGAGGCCGTCGCCCGCACTATCGAGGCTTTGGGCCTGCACGCAAGCTTGCGTTCGCGCGAGCAATTGCCGACGGCGGCGACCGATATCTATGTCGCCGATACCATGGGCGAACTGGGCCTGTTCTACCGGCTGGCGCCGATCGTGTTCATGGGCGGGTCGCTGATCGAACATGGCGGGCAAAATCCGATCGAGGCGGTCAAGCTCGGCGCGGCGATCGTTCATGGCCCGCATGTCTTCAATTTCACCGATGTCTACGAAGCGCTCGATGCGGCCGGCGGCGCGCGACGGGCTGATAGCCAGGAGGCGCTGGTGAAACAGCTCGGCCAGCTGCTGGCCGATCCCAAGGCGCGCGAAGCATCGCTGGCGGCCTCCGAGCGCGTGGTCGAACAGCTCGGCGGCGCGCTAGAACGCACGCTTGCGGCGCTCGAGCCCTATCTGTTGCAGCTGCGGCTCGAAATGGGAGCCGCGAATGCGTGA